One window of the Phragmitibacter flavus genome contains the following:
- a CDS encoding Crp/Fnr family transcriptional regulator, with protein sequence MSADFTTPELPAQGIIQPLGDDDRMLLSSYGEFLPVQPMQKLITEGEEQNSLYFVISGNLHVMTTRSGRQVLLGRIGPGETIGEVNIFHPGLASATVTAVEFSQVWRCDRQSLEDFMNVSPLPASHILIGIASTLSKRLREMNDKVAIVGHL encoded by the coding sequence ATGAGCGCAGATTTTACGACACCTGAACTTCCGGCCCAGGGCATCATTCAACCGTTGGGTGATGACGACCGCATGTTGTTGAGCTCCTACGGGGAGTTTTTGCCTGTGCAGCCCATGCAGAAACTGATCACGGAAGGGGAGGAGCAGAACTCCCTGTATTTCGTCATTTCGGGAAACTTGCATGTGATGACGACCCGTTCGGGGCGTCAGGTGTTGCTGGGTCGGATCGGGCCTGGTGAGACGATTGGCGAAGTGAACATTTTCCATCCTGGACTGGCGAGCGCGACGGTGACGGCGGTGGAGTTTTCGCAGGTGTGGCGTTGTGACCGACAGAGCTTGGAAGATTTTATGAATGTGAGTCCGCTGCCGGCTTCGCACATTTTGATCGGGATTGCCAGCACGTTGAGCAAGCGCTTGCGCGAGATGAACGACAAGGTGGCGATTGTGGGTCACCTTTAA
- a CDS encoding DUF3307 domain-containing protein — protein MFELGLTPLSFAGALTLFFALAIGHAFADFPLQGDYMATHKNRHFNSESKEPLPCCLWVHCMLAHCLIHAGFVWMLSGQVVLGLVELGIHFVLDCVKCEGWSSFNLDQCLHYACKAGYVIVLYQGWLA, from the coding sequence ATGTTTGAACTGGGCCTTACGCCGCTGAGTTTTGCCGGGGCACTGACGTTGTTTTTTGCGCTGGCCATTGGGCATGCGTTTGCGGATTTTCCTCTTCAAGGGGATTACATGGCGACCCACAAGAACCGGCATTTCAATTCGGAGTCGAAGGAGCCGCTGCCGTGTTGTTTATGGGTGCATTGCATGCTGGCGCATTGTTTGATTCATGCGGGGTTTGTGTGGATGCTCAGTGGTCAGGTGGTGCTGGGGCTGGTGGAACTGGGCATCCATTTTGTGTTGGATTGCGTGAAGTGTGAGGGTTGGTCTTCCTTCAATCTCGACCAGTGTCTGCATTATGCCTGCAAGGCCGGATATGTGATTGTCTTATATCAAGGTTGGCTTGCTTGA
- a CDS encoding SDR family oxidoreductase, whose amino-acid sequence MKRPMTGKVVLVTGGTSGIGRETAIGLVRLGARVFLTGRDEGRCAETVQWIESGCDGAKVEGLMGDLSVQSEVRRLVMELRSKTDRLDVLVNNAGGWFGERRLTVDGFERTWALNHLAYVLMTMELLDMLRASGAGRVVNVASHLHAYGKMDFEDLNGERGYGSTKAYNQSKLANVLFTMALARQMEGRGLTVNALHPGAVATGMGRDMTPVMRLANGVMRWFYLSAEKGARTSIYLASSPEVAGVTGKYFVRCKEVRPARVCEDVALQERLWKVSREQVGW is encoded by the coding sequence ATGAAACGGCCGATGACTGGCAAGGTGGTTTTGGTGACGGGGGGGACCAGCGGAATTGGTCGTGAGACGGCGATAGGGCTGGTGCGGCTGGGGGCGCGGGTGTTTTTGACGGGGCGGGATGAGGGGAGGTGTGCGGAAACGGTTCAATGGATTGAAAGCGGTTGTGATGGTGCAAAGGTGGAAGGCTTGATGGGAGATCTGTCGGTTCAATCGGAGGTCCGCAGGTTGGTGATGGAACTGCGGTCGAAGACGGATCGATTGGATGTGCTGGTGAACAATGCGGGTGGATGGTTTGGGGAACGTCGATTGACGGTGGACGGTTTTGAAAGGACTTGGGCGCTGAATCATCTGGCTTATGTGCTGATGACGATGGAGTTGCTGGACATGTTGCGTGCATCGGGGGCGGGGAGGGTGGTGAACGTGGCTTCGCATTTGCATGCATATGGGAAGATGGATTTTGAGGATTTGAATGGGGAGCGGGGGTATGGGTCGACCAAAGCTTACAATCAGTCCAAGCTGGCGAACGTGCTTTTCACCATGGCGCTGGCGAGGCAGATGGAAGGGAGAGGGCTGACGGTGAATGCACTGCATCCGGGGGCGGTGGCGACGGGGATGGGTCGGGACATGACTCCTGTGATGCGGTTGGCAAACGGGGTGATGCGCTGGTTTTACCTGAGTGCAGAGAAAGGAGCGAGGACATCGATCTATCTCGCTTCGTCGCCAGAAGTGGCGGGGGTGACGGGCAAATATTTTGTGCGATGCAAAGAGGTGAGACCCGCCAGGGTCTGTGAGGATGTGGCGTTGCAGGAGCGGTTGTGGAAGGTGAGTCGGGAGCAGGTGGGATGGTGA